In Ictalurus punctatus breed USDA103 chromosome 3, Coco_2.0, whole genome shotgun sequence, the following are encoded in one genomic region:
- the cmlo gene encoding probable n-acetyltransferase camello isoform X2, with product MWYQIREYQDSYYSSVRELYSTNFREHEGAVCVLALKQHWVQAVLLGLLILFLFLFGSLLASMLCLGGVLLAGRFAVSCLFEQGVQLGLREDLQDIRASYMHPGQVSCFWVVESKGSLVGTVGILPCVTEPGAWELKRISVRKEFRHRGLAKALCQTALQFAARHKVERVVLFTSLVQSDALQLYHSLGFHKEEEFVWPSRCARLINFLVFKYAYKVRTV from the coding sequence ATGTGGTATCAGATCCGGGAGTATCAAGACTCGTATTACTCTTCTGTGCGGGAATTGTACTCTACAAACTTCAGAGAGCACGAAGGAGCTGTGTGTGTCCTAGCCCTGAAACAACACTGGGTTCAGGCTGTGCTACTTGGCCTCTTaattctcttcctcttcctgttcGGCTCTCTCCTGGCCTCCATGCTGTGTCTCGGTGGAGTTCTGCTGGCTGGCAGGTTTGCTGTATCctgtctttttgaacagggAGTACAACTCGGGCTCCGCGAAGACCTGCAGGACATTCGGGCATCTTACATGCATCCAGGTCAGGTCAGCTGCTTTTGGGTAGTCGAGTCTAAGGGCTCCTTAGTGGGAACAGTGGGAATATTACCCTGTGTGACAGAGCCTGGAGCATGGGAGTTGAAACGAATCTCAGTGAGAAAGGAGTTTCGGCACAGAGGCCTTGCCAAAGCACTTTGTCAAACTGCCCTGCAGTTTGCAGCCAGGCATAAAGTAGAGAGGGTGGTGTTGTTCACCTCTCTGGTGCAGTCAGATGCTCTTCAACTCTACCACAGCCTGGGATTCCACAAGGAGGAGGAGTTTGTTTGGCCATCACGTTGTGCCAGGCTCATCAACTTCCTTGTGTTTAAATATGCATATAAAGTTAGGACTGTTTAG